One Nitrospira sp. genomic window, GACTGACGACGACTCGCTCGGTTCCATTGATGATAAACGTGCCGCGTTCGGTCATGAGCGGCAATTCGCCGACATAGACCTCCTGCTCGCGCACATCCAGCACCTTTTTGCGAGGCCCCTTGTCTTCCTTGTCGAACACCACGAGCCGGACCCGAAGCTTGAGCGGCACCGCGAAGGTCATGCCTTGCTCAATGCACTCCCGCTCATCATACTTGGGCGTACCCAAGGTATAGCTGGAGAACTCCAGGACAGCCGTATTGTTGTAATCGGGAATCGGAAACACGCTGGCTAAGGCCGCCTGCAAACCATGATCCTTCCGGCGCTCGGGCTCGACTTCCATTTGCAGGAACTCTTCGTACGAGCGCTTCTGAATTTCGATCAGATCAGGGATGGCAATGCTGGCCCGGATGCGTGAATAATCTTTCCGTTCGACGAACTCCTGAAGAGTCGTTTCGGACATGCGCACTCCTCCACACACGATGGTTGGCGACGGGTGCCGTCCCGCGACGGCACCCACAGACTGTCAGACGACGATGCTTACTTGACTTCGACCTTGGCGCCGCTCTCTTCGAGCTTCTTCTTCATCGTGTCGGCTTCTTCCTTCGTCGCGCCAGCCTTCACCGGCTTGGGCGCGCCTTCGACCAGATCCTTTGCTTCCTTCAAACCAAGGCTGGTCAACTCACGCACCACCTTGATGATCTGGATCTTCTTGTCGGCCGGGGCCGAGGCCAGAATGACATCGAACGATGTCTTCTCTTCCGCCGCCGCCGCCGCGCCGCCACCCGCTGCCGGAGCCGCCGCCACGGCAACCGGAGCCGCCGCGGTCACGCCAAAGCGAGTCTCCAAGCCCTTCACCAACTCCGCCAAATCCAGCACGCTCATGCCCTCAATGGCCTTGATCAATTCTTCCTGCGTCAATTTTGTTGTAGTTGCTGACATGTCCCCTTCTCCTTTCCGTTTATCCTCAATGGCTGCAATGACTCGCACAAACTTTGACAATACTGCGCCCAACGTATACACCACACCGCGAATCGGGCCCTGCATGGCCGACAGCAGCATGGCAATGAGCACTT contains:
- the rplL gene encoding 50S ribosomal protein L7/L12: MSATTTKLTQEELIKAIEGMSVLDLAELVKGLETRFGVTAAAPVAVAAAPAAGGGAAAAAEEKTSFDVILASAPADKKIQIIKVVRELTSLGLKEAKDLVEGAPKPVKAGATKEEADTMKKKLEESGAKVEVK